Proteins encoded within one genomic window of Rhizobium sp. ZPR4:
- a CDS encoding LPD7 domain-containing protein, which yields MIEASFLDELGLDDLLERMKRRRRALQQSDMDALASYSGTPAAARPLRMTLGLGRDEEERWRKRRRWSPGTSAGPAHLLGSTPAFSAAAPTSLRSAADMRQGLARGSQGAMVKLVSYASGSSRTSALLSYQSRQGQVTLQREDHSEVSGAEAVRALANEWADASAYRAPSNDVLMLKLTPDSFVEPDAVDAALRQGLSGHRYAWTVGRDTAGRQRIDVVMTAASSRREVSETGKRGRSYRVFDTPTSLRGLERRLDEAFGQSVDMEERGFAHGVEGAARYLSRLTSGGREEAHLSDGKMLRGHEANLAAARSWKRDMRSQEQRDVAHIVLSARPGTDTAAFVSAARATLETEFAGHAFAFALHQDSKHVHVHAVVRLTSDMGRRLRPGIQDFKRWRETLASKARERGIAMEATSRFERANPPSYKLKDIRRVEKGIASERVRQRVDAVRTGAVHVPLREEGKRRAVAVAQGWSEVAAIASQAVPEVPVEPGVLRLYRAERPGTRSSAAIFTRDRAEAVELAQSHGGLLGYVDVGPADMHRITPARSQSNSHTGTGAASRFVVSRELADTVRPLPPAEAETATVLEFRRRSETAVRLMERFDQRSAHEQDSHREQGDGSLQGRGSQIPAPLAEKRLRELVDQFTKEAGNMANLNVMKTSFADMNEQMEIIKKHLPSDRQPQIEELHGKLRDSQARMLAVQEDIEKKRGAVEGDRFVAPVKYEFRQFVAEERGAVIRYVTHKESGRQAVAFTDHGDKVEINTWKDREAVLAAMQVASQKWGSLAISGTESYKSLAIELAAEHGFKITNPELQEKLLAANERVAQQRDASAGLAPGVAQTENAAGVPGMPQRDVAAPALTTAEAPPMTQAEPAASVPIVDGDKIKPADSERASTLAAMRAAAEKWGTINVSGTARDKAIAVELAAEHGFKITNPELQEQLAAAREKVEERWRRQEARERKVSGFTDGSMAQPIENSQATPVSGQTRSAISGVYLEHGASHYDNDPKNEVTPHVDLKREDGRRMRVWGIGLPDALDKAGVQTGDTISLTVTGRETVEKDVRVIDKATGEERLERRPVQRNVWEATITANAGASQEADPMARSDAEIAVNLQVVRKRTEAEAQREVRQADRSSATHERPFDGGGSDHAYRTQSEAASAVRAERSIEQNPSKPIATDINQSPEIERQRQAQQELLNEKQANRETEARKDRERHKPKNRQ from the coding sequence ATGATCGAAGCCAGCTTCCTTGACGAGCTCGGGCTCGACGATCTGCTGGAACGGATGAAGCGGCGCAGGCGAGCGCTGCAACAATCGGACATGGATGCGCTTGCGAGCTACAGCGGGACGCCTGCCGCAGCCCGTCCATTGCGCATGACGCTGGGTCTCGGGAGGGACGAGGAGGAACGGTGGCGCAAGCGTCGTCGCTGGAGCCCGGGCACGTCCGCGGGACCGGCGCACTTATTAGGATCAACCCCGGCGTTTTCGGCGGCTGCGCCAACGTCGCTGCGATCGGCTGCCGACATGCGCCAGGGATTGGCGCGTGGGTCGCAAGGCGCCATGGTCAAACTCGTCAGTTATGCCAGCGGCTCATCGCGCACGAGTGCGCTTCTCTCCTATCAAAGCAGGCAAGGGCAGGTGACCCTGCAGCGAGAGGATCACAGTGAGGTCAGCGGCGCCGAGGCCGTGCGGGCATTGGCGAACGAATGGGCCGACGCTTCCGCGTATCGGGCGCCCTCGAACGATGTTCTCATGCTGAAGCTCACACCGGACTCTTTCGTCGAGCCTGATGCGGTGGATGCCGCGCTCAGACAGGGACTTTCGGGTCATCGTTATGCATGGACTGTCGGCCGGGATACGGCCGGGCGCCAGCGTATCGATGTCGTGATGACGGCGGCGAGCAGCCGGCGCGAGGTTTCGGAAACCGGAAAGCGCGGCAGATCGTACCGTGTCTTTGATACCCCTACATCTCTCCGCGGGTTGGAGCGGCGGCTGGACGAAGCCTTCGGTCAATCGGTTGACATGGAGGAGCGCGGTTTTGCCCATGGCGTCGAAGGTGCCGCGCGGTACCTGTCGCGGCTGACATCCGGAGGGCGAGAGGAGGCGCATCTGTCCGATGGAAAGATGCTGCGCGGACACGAAGCCAATCTTGCGGCTGCACGTTCCTGGAAGCGGGACATGCGGTCCCAGGAGCAGAGGGATGTAGCCCATATCGTTCTCAGCGCCAGGCCGGGCACGGACACGGCGGCATTTGTGTCGGCTGCTCGTGCGACGCTCGAAACCGAGTTTGCCGGTCATGCCTTTGCCTTTGCGTTGCACCAAGACAGCAAGCACGTCCATGTTCATGCGGTGGTCCGGCTGACGTCCGATATGGGCCGGCGGTTGCGGCCTGGCATTCAGGATTTCAAGCGCTGGCGCGAAACGCTGGCGTCGAAGGCGCGTGAGCGCGGAATTGCGATGGAGGCGACAAGCCGTTTCGAGCGCGCCAATCCACCGAGCTACAAGCTGAAGGATATCCGCCGGGTGGAGAAAGGGATCGCCTCCGAACGCGTGCGCCAGCGCGTGGACGCCGTCAGGACAGGCGCGGTTCATGTTCCCCTGCGGGAAGAGGGCAAGCGCCGCGCGGTTGCTGTCGCGCAAGGGTGGAGTGAGGTCGCTGCAATCGCATCACAGGCGGTTCCTGAGGTGCCAGTGGAGCCAGGTGTGTTGCGTCTCTACCGGGCGGAACGTCCGGGAACGAGATCATCGGCGGCCATATTTACGCGCGATCGTGCCGAGGCCGTTGAGCTTGCACAGAGCCATGGCGGGCTACTCGGTTACGTCGATGTCGGGCCCGCCGACATGCACCGGATTACGCCGGCACGGTCACAATCCAATTCCCATACCGGCACTGGCGCTGCCAGCCGTTTCGTCGTCTCGCGCGAGCTTGCCGATACAGTGCGTCCTTTGCCGCCGGCCGAGGCGGAAACAGCGACCGTGCTCGAATTCCGCCGGCGCAGTGAGACGGCGGTCCGCTTGATGGAGCGGTTCGACCAACGCAGCGCTCACGAGCAGGATTCACACCGTGAACAGGGCGATGGCAGCCTGCAGGGTAGGGGATCGCAAATCCCGGCACCGTTGGCCGAGAAGCGCCTGAGAGAACTGGTCGATCAATTTACGAAGGAGGCAGGTAATATGGCAAATCTCAATGTGATGAAGACTTCGTTCGCCGACATGAACGAGCAGATGGAGATCATCAAGAAGCATCTGCCATCGGATCGGCAGCCGCAGATCGAGGAGTTGCACGGCAAGCTTCGCGACTCGCAAGCGCGCATGCTGGCCGTCCAGGAAGACATCGAGAAGAAGCGCGGCGCGGTCGAGGGCGACCGTTTTGTCGCACCTGTCAAATATGAGTTTCGCCAGTTCGTGGCTGAGGAACGCGGCGCCGTCATTCGTTATGTCACCCATAAGGAAAGCGGCAGGCAAGCCGTTGCCTTTACGGATCATGGCGACAAGGTCGAAATCAACACATGGAAAGATCGTGAGGCAGTGCTTGCCGCCATGCAAGTTGCCTCGCAAAAATGGGGTAGCCTGGCGATCAGTGGCACCGAAAGCTACAAGAGCCTCGCCATCGAGCTTGCTGCCGAGCACGGATTCAAAATCACCAATCCCGAGCTTCAGGAAAAGCTACTGGCCGCGAATGAACGAGTGGCGCAGCAACGCGACGCCAGTGCCGGTCTTGCGCCAGGCGTGGCGCAGACGGAGAACGCGGCCGGTGTACCCGGAATGCCTCAGCGTGATGTGGCTGCTCCGGCACTGACAACAGCCGAAGCACCCCCTATGACCCAAGCAGAGCCGGCCGCTTCGGTTCCGATTGTGGATGGCGACAAGATCAAGCCGGCTGATAGCGAGCGCGCTTCGACCCTTGCGGCGATGCGCGCGGCTGCGGAAAAATGGGGTACCATCAACGTGAGCGGTACCGCCCGGGACAAGGCCATCGCCGTAGAGCTTGCCGCCGAGCATGGGTTCAAGATCACCAATCCGGAGCTCCAGGAGCAACTGGCAGCCGCGCGGGAAAAGGTCGAGGAGCGCTGGCGCAGGCAAGAGGCGCGCGAACGGAAGGTCAGCGGCTTTACCGATGGATCGATGGCTCAGCCGATTGAGAACAGCCAGGCGACACCCGTCAGCGGCCAGACCCGTTCGGCGATCTCGGGCGTTTATCTTGAACATGGCGCCTCCCATTACGACAACGATCCCAAGAACGAGGTGACCCCGCATGTCGATCTCAAGCGTGAGGATGGTCGACGGATGCGCGTCTGGGGCATTGGCTTGCCGGATGCGCTCGACAAGGCGGGTGTTCAGACGGGCGATACCATCAGCCTGACGGTGACCGGCCGGGAAACCGTGGAAAAGGACGTGCGGGTCATCGACAAGGCGACCGGCGAAGAGCGGCTCGAGCGCCGGCCGGTGCAGCGCAATGTCTGGGAGGCGACTATTACCGCGAACGCCGGCGCCTCTCAGGAAGCAGATCCGATGGCGCGCAGCGATGCCGAGATTGCGGTCAACCTGCAGGTGGTGCGTAAGCGCACCGAAGCCGAAGCCCAGCGCGAAGTCCGCCAGGCCGACCGAAGCTCCGCCACACATGAGCGGCCGTTCGACGGCGGTGGTAGCGATCACGCCTATCGCACACAATCCGAGGCGGCGTCTGCGGTCCGTGCCGAGCGCTCCATCGAACAGAACCCGTCAAAACCGATAGCGACCGACATCAATCAATCGCCCGAGATCGAACGACAGCGCCAGGCTCAGCAGGAATTGCTGAACGAAAAGCAGGCGAACCGTGAGACGGAAGCGAGGAAGGATAGGGAACGTCACAAACCGAAGAACCGGCAGTGA
- a CDS encoding cold-shock protein: MPVGTIKFFNNEKGFGFIAPDNGETDVFVHISALQSGGALEKGTKVAYDLGEDRRTGKMRAENVRIL; the protein is encoded by the coding sequence ATGCCGGTCGGTACCATCAAATTCTTCAACAATGAAAAGGGCTTCGGCTTCATCGCCCCCGACAATGGTGAGACGGATGTCTTCGTTCACATTTCCGCACTGCAAAGCGGTGGCGCGCTCGAGAAAGGCACCAAGGTCGCCTATGATCTCGGTGAAGATCGTCGGACCGGGAAGATGAGGGCCGAGAACGTCCGCATTCTCTAG